In a genomic window of Besnoitia besnoiti strain Bb-Ger1 chromosome XI, whole genome shotgun sequence:
- a CDS encoding trafficking protein mon1 subfamily protein (encoded by transcript BESB_019410), which yields MRSDSEFCPDDPASSTAGLQKPHAGSPKPMSVWSLFDEAADGSSRESSSPAAAQPAPQFAYSPSAGSFPPRVPSSGADNGALSPSSATAQRGQAPALSLHGSRESSASAEFFDASTEGDSFLVDDFSASNVTFPPANRSSGARDAALTPQAGSPAAGAWGAAAPGAWRREAIVRGRPDCSSSLAARATSLDAVRCAGGAASRAGGPQDGGACATGSKLGDSSGSAAGFQSMDDDGREDFARYAEGFMTPSLHSLEFVDAGDSRGASREVNNELPTQADSRDAAAGLAAGEARSPPADDGSDPQDDTYVHLASPGARDSAQRPEGDACSETAPAAAAAADAAPAASRTFVRSPAAALCASGSSSAAPSMLPLLPPSQLLNLPDSTVASAAAAAGVSVVPSLASTSGVSYATATTADVVVVHNRAASSAAPLNLSPGTGDCDTPPPFESAPGIEGQADAQRAAAEKTEGDARPAANGRAGGDKDHEGEGGGESERPRGDANGERQSDAGAPQSASHSVASPQEANRAQKTDAQETGDSQRRVAFRKLGGNEAAMPAGGAPGSFTSQNSLNKKKLHEDDSNPAWYAHKRHVFIFTFSGKPVYSRYGNEESLSAFSGALSAIVSKMESFFFFTKKQDCLRSMLAGDRRFVFLRRGPLYLVSVDSVSANVQQIRSALMLVHRQLLCILTKGIEKTLYSRPNFDVRPLLGGTDGILRNLLSHYSSSLLCVLYAASAASSPRKGPPSRLPSPSAALAPGAGSAASAGDVEALETEALEEKGGFEPLPLNSTMRHIANNMLKSFGTSHVLAGLVLADHRVVAMSLAKDVVLQPTDIILLINFVVASPALRQAESWTPVCLPGFNDRAFLYMYVRYLAPHVCYICLSSKNDGEQFFALSSHCTKTFALLTNTGCLNAIERSREYCPYSLPRSLWGSLALLHVGFFLPSSKQFFSSALSSEIDTGKHAIRDILKLYVQCDESVQGAKLPTHAYIETERHKAYVWRTTEFHLYAAVPSWIELTTAVLEQLAKWVMDQQPFLFITNIPTIAG from the exons ATGCGGTCGGATTCCGAGTTCTGTCCGGACGACCCTGCGTCGTCGACTGCGGGGCTTCAGAAGCCTCACGCGGGGTCTCCCAAACCCATGAGTGTGTGGAGTCTCTttgacgaggcggcggacggctcGAGCCGCGAATCGTCCTCCCCCGCTGCCGCTCAGCCGGCCCCCCAGTTCGCCtactcgccttccgccggctCCTTTCCGCCGCGTGTTCCCTCCTCTGGCGCCGACAACGGagctctttctccttctagtgccacggcgcagcggggtcaggcgcccgcgctgagTCTCCACGGCTCGAGGGAGTCGTCAGCCAGCGCAGAATTCTTCGACGCCTCCACAGAGGGCGACTCGTTCCTTGTAGATGACTTCTCCGCGTCAAACGTGACGTTTCCTCCGGCTAATCGCTCGTCCGGCGCTCGCGACGCTGCCCTCACCCCGCAGGCGGGCAGTCCCGCTGCAGGTGCGTGGGGGGCGGCAGCCCCTGGAGCCtggaggcgggaggcgaTCGTCCGCGGTCGTCCTGACTGCTCCTCCtcactcgcggcgcgcgcgacttccCTTGACGCTGTCAGgtgcgccggaggcgcggctaGCCGGGCAGGAGGCCcgcaggacggcggcgcgtgcgcgacggGCTCGAAGCTAGGAGACAGCTCGGGGTCGGCGGCTGGGTTTCAGAGCATGGACGATGACGGCCGCGAGGACTTTGCGAGATACGCAGAGGGGTTTATGACGCCGAGCCTGCATTCTCTGGAGTTTGTCGACGCGGGGGATTCGCGGGGCGCCTCACGAGAAGTGAATAACGAATTGCCGACTCAAGCGGACTCACGCGATGCCGCCGCGGGTctcgcggccggcgaggcccgctcgccgcccgcagatGACGGGAGCGACCCCCAGGATGACACGTACGTCCACCTGGCGTCGCCCGGAGCGCGAGactcggcgcagcggcccGAAGGCGATGCGTGCTCAGAgacggcgcctgctgcagctgcagccgccgacgcggctccggctgcgtcgcgcacCTTCGTCCgttcgccagccgccgccctgTGCGCCTCGGGGTCTTCCTCTGCCGCCCCGTCGATGCTACCCCTTCTGCCTCCGTCTCAGCTGCTCAACCTCCCCGACAGCACggtcgcgagcgcggccgcggcagcgggggTCTCCGTCGTGCCCTCTCTCGCCAGCACCTCTGGGGTGTCCtacgcgacggcgacgactgCAGACGTCGTGGTCGTGCACAACcgagcggcgagcagcgccgcgccgctcaaCCTCTCTCCAGGCACTGGCGACTGCGACACCCCCCCGCCCTTCGAGTCTGCGCCGGGGATAGAAGGGCAAGCGGACGcacagcgagccgcggcggagaagactgagggcgacgcacgGCCTGCCGCCaacgggcgcgcgggcggcgacaaAGACCACGAAGGGGAAGGGGGAGGCGAGAgtgagaggccgcggggtgacgcgaacggcgagcggcagtctgacgcaggcgcgccgcagagtgCGTCTCACAGCGTGGCGTCGCCTCAAGAGGCGAACCGCGCGCAGAAAACAGATGCCCAGGAGACCGGAGACtcccagcgccgcgtcgcctttcgAAAGCTCGGGGGGAACGAGGCCGCGAtgcccgccggcggcgcgccgggatCCTTCACGTCTCAGAACTCGTTGAACAAAAAGAAGCTCCACGAAG ACGACTCCAACCCTGCGTGGTATGCGCACAAGCGGCACGTCTTCATTTTCACCTTCTCAGGGAAGCCTGTCTATTCCAG ATACGGCAACGAAGAGAGCTTGAGCGCCTTCTCGG GAGCTCTCTCGGCGATCGTCTCGAAGATGGAgagttttttcttcttcacaAAGAAGCAGGACTGTCTGCG GAGCATGCTCGCGGGCGATCGCCGCTTTGTgtttctgcgccgcgggcctctgtACCTCGTCAGCGTCGACAGTGTGTCTGCGAATGTGCAGCAAATTCGCAGCGCGTTGATGCTGGTTCACAGACAG CTTCTCTGCATCCTCACGAAGGGCATCGAAAAAACTCTTTACAGTCGTCCGAACTTCGACGTTCGGCCTCTCCTTGGAG GCACCGACGGCATTCTGAGGAATCTTCTGTCGCACtactcgtcgtcgctgctctGCGTCTTGTacgcggcttcggcggcttCGAGTCCGCGGAAGGGGCCTCCGTCTCGcttgccgtcgccctccgctgccctggcgcccggcgcgggctccgccgcctctgcaggggACGTGGAGGCCCTGGAGACTGAGGCCCTGGAAGAGAAGGGGGGCTTCGAGCCCCTGCCGCTCAACTCGACGATGCGCCACATCGCCAACAACATGCTCAAATCCTTCGGCACTTCCCATGTTCT GGCGGGTTTAGTTCTCGCGGATCACCGCGTCGTCGCGATGTCGCTCGCAAAGGATGTCGTTCTGCAGCCAACTG ACATCATTCTCCTCATCAACTTCGTTGTCGCCTCTCCTGCTCTCCGCCAAGCGGAGAGTTGGACGCCCGTCTGCCTCCCTGGCTTCAATGACAG GGCCTTCCTGTACATGTATGTGCGATACCTCGCGCCGCATGTGTGCTACATCTGCCTCTCCTCCAAgaacgacggcgagcagTTCTTCGCGTTGTCTTCGCACTGCACCAAAACGTTTGCG CTTTTAACCAACACAGGTTGCCTAAACGCCATCGAGAGGTCAAGGGAGTACTGCCCCTACAGTCTGC CGCGGAGCCTCTGGGGCTCTCTGGCGCTTTTGCACGTCGGGTTTTTCCTCCCGTCGTCCAAGCAATTCTTTTCCTCTGCCCTGTCTTCTGAAATCGACACTGGAAAGCATGCGATCCGCGA CATCCTGAAGCTGTACGTGCAGTGCGACGAATCTGTGCAAGGCGCCAAACTGCCCACACACGCATACATCGAAACCGAG CGCCACAAAGCCTACGTCTGGCGGACGACCGAATTCCATCTCTACGCGGCTGTGCCTTCGTGGATCG AACTGACGACTGCTGTGCTCGAGCAACTCGCCAAGTGGGTGATGGACCAGCAGCCCTTCCTCTTCATCACAAACATCCCGACGATTGCAGGATGA